The following coding sequences lie in one Anas platyrhynchos isolate ZD024472 breed Pekin duck chromosome 15, IASCAAS_PekinDuck_T2T, whole genome shotgun sequence genomic window:
- the LOC119718444 gene encoding testis-expressed protein 2-like isoform X2 has translation MRAMAEQAVAAADASPTLAPSPGSPWHRDTDGTKPQPASTREDSGGRDGCGIIFPVDGDTKPLPSPQPAGMLLADIPRGPQPRLSLAKSRTAPSSPSVSPSESRAALLRLREAKLEDTKRRLSEAVQEPLSRLSRLMAEESSPTARLKAGGSPGRGEPGGRGAGGRRVRDWSPWEPSLNCRYEICSYGDVIQVVEVVQQEAEPPEQPPAARPGGSVPGRALVCIALLAYGYLVLPLPPYAAGLCLGLTGGLLLGFLAILLLLLKPPPPRGRLRPELLPGGPRGAHGLQGWLNQLHVYDPELYHPSLTHSVLATLDGATLKLSYPKNNIPRRAAFAEEILEATFISQRCYDMTDAKVFLCPPCLARKRLWNKKYPICILFPDRPDTEHRSSDEHGTEPQGDEGMKKPQVPTQDIPGDCRERCLYLFGRTGREKEEWYQHLLRACHGTPSSSHGEARPGMGPAPQSTASSSGGSTEDIPSAIRLKDLAGNVRQKIFLDYSTYMARFVPAEAGGSPEQSPPHSVLSSPTPGKLGEDTAGRSEGCTAWVNALVGRIFWDFLREHYWAEQVASKIQKKLSKIKLPYFMNELTLTELDMGTSIPSILSTSKPTINDRGLWVDMEVTYSGSLQMTLETKMNLCKLGKEGAAEDSGPAEAGGEGAKPRLILLADSDAESSSAGSSDEEDIATTEPAGALGERVPPPGTEGHVSGNSTGRKILRFVDKIAKSKYFQKATENEFIKKKIEEVSNTPLLLTVEVQELAGTLAVNVPPPPTDRVWYSFRVPPQLELKVRPKLGEREVTFLHVTEWIEKKLQHEFQKILVMPNMDDLIIPIMSSGLDPQPPTGELPRDPPAKGERRL, from the exons ATGCGCGCGATGGCAGAgcaggctgtggcagcagcGGACGCCTCCCCAACCCTGGCACCATCCCCAGGCTCCCCTTGGCACAGGGACACCGATGGGACAAAGCCTCAGCCCGCCAGCACCAGGGAGGACAGCGGCGGCCGGGACGGCTGCGGGATCATTTTCCCTGTGGATGGGGACACGAAGCCTCTCCCCTCGCCCCAGCCCGCGGGGATGCTCCTGGCTGACATCCCACGGGGGCCGCAGCCGCGGCTGAGCCTGGCCAAGTCCCGCACGGCCCCGTCCTCGCCCAGCGTCTCCCCGTCGGAGAGCCGCGCTGCCCTGCTCCGGCTGCGGGAGGCCAAGCTGGAGGACACCAAGAGGAGGCTGTCGGAGGCCGTGCAGGAGCCCCTCAGCCGGCTGAGCCGGCTCATGGCcgaggagagcagccccacggcACGGCTGAAAGCAGGAGGCAGCCCCGGGCGAGGGGAGCCAggggggcgaggggctgggggtcgCCGGGTGCGGGACTGGAGCCCCTGGGAGCCCAGCCTGAACTGCCGCTACGAGATCTGCTCCTACGGGGATGTCATCCAGGTGGTGGAGGttgtgcagcaggaggccgagcccccagagcagcctccagcagcccgGCCGGGGGGCTCGGTGCCGGGCAGGGCCCTGGTCTGCATCGCGCTCCTCGCCTACGGCTACTTGGTCCTGCCGCTGCCACCCTacgctgctgggctctgcttggGGCTCACCGGTGGGTTGCTGCTGGGCTTCCTCGccatcctgctcctcctgctcaagCCTCCGCCACCGCGGGGCCGCCTGCGCCCTGAGCTGCTCCCGGGGGGCCCGCGGGGAGCCCACGGCCTCCAG GGCTGGCTGAACCAGCTGCACGTCTACGACCCCGAGCTCTACCACCCATCGCTCACGCACTCGGTGCTGGCCACTCTGGACGGGGCCACCCTCAAGCTCTCCTACCCCAAGAACAACATCCCGCGCCGGGCCGCCTTCGCGGAGGAAATCCTCGAGGCCACCTTCATCAGCCAGCGCTGCTATGACATGACCGATGCCAAG GTCTTCCTCTGCCCCCCCTGCCTAGCCCGAAAGCGGCTGTGGAACAAGAAGTACCCCATCTGCATCCTCTTCCCGGACCGGCCGGACACGGAGCACAGGAGCAGTGATGAACACGGCACGGAGCCGCAGGGGGACGAAGGGATGAAGAAGCCACAGGTGCCCACCCAGGACATCCCAGGGGACTGCAGGGAAAGGTGCCTGTACCTCTTTGGGCGGacggggagggagaaggaggagtgGTACCAGCACCTCCTGCGAGCCTGCCACGGGACCCCGAGCAGCAGCCACGGTGAAGCCAGGCCAG gcATGGGACCGGCTCCgcagagcactgccagcagcagtggAGGGAGCACCGAGGACATCCCCTCTGCCATCAGACTCAAGGACCTGGCTGGAAATGTCCGACAGAAGATTTTTCTGGATTACAGCACCTACATGGCCCGCTTCGTGCCGGCagaggctgggggcagcccggAGCAGAGCCCCCCTCACAGCGTGCTGAGCAGCCCTACGCCCGGGAAG CTCGGCGAGGACACAGCCGGGCGCAGCGAGGGGTGCACGGCCTGGGTGAACGCACTGGTGGGGCGCATCTTCTGGGATTTCCTCCGGGAGCACTACTGGGCCGAGCAGGTGGCCAGCAAGATCCAGAAGAAGTTGAGCAAGATCAAG CTCCCGTATTTCATGAACGAGCTGACGCTGACGGAGCTGGACATGGGCACGTCCATCCCCTCCATCCTCAGCACCTCCAAGCCCACCATCAACGACCGAG GGCTCTGGGTGGACATGGAGGTCACCTACAGCGGCTCCTTGCAGATGACCCTTGAGACGAAGATGAACCTCTgcaagctggggaaggagggtgCCGCAGAGGACAGCGGCCCGGcggaggcaggaggagaggg GGCCAAGCCTCGGCTGATCCTGCTGGCAGACAGCGACGCGGAGTCATCCAGCGCCGGCTCCTCCGACGAGGAGGACATCGCCACCACAGAGCCCGCAGGAGCCCTAGGAGAGCGGGTGCCCCCGCCCGGCACCGAGGG CCACGTCAGCGGGAACAGCACGGGCCGGAAGATCCTGCGCTTTGTGGATAAGATCGCCAAGTCCAAGTACTTCCAGAAGGCCACCGAAAACGAGTTCATCAAAAAGAAGATCGAGGAAGTTTCCAACACGCCGCTGCTGCTGACGGTGGAGGTGCAGGAGCTGGCGGGCACCTTGGCCGTGAACGTGCCCCCGCCGCCCACGGACCGTGTCTG GTACAGCTTCCGTGTCCCaccccagctggagctgaagGTGCGCCCCAAGCTGGGCGAGCGGGAGGTGACGTTCCTCCACGTCACCGAGTGGATCGAGAAGAAGCTGCAGCATGAATTTCAG AAAATTTTGGTGATGCCAAACATGGATGATCTCATCATTCCCATCATGAGCTCCGGCCTGGATCCTCAGCCACCCACTGGAGAGCTGCCCAGGGACCCACCAGCCAAGGGAGAGAGGAGGCTCTGA
- the NDUFB10 gene encoding NADH dehydrogenase [ubiquinone] 1 beta subcomplex subunit 10 yields the protein MAEGRDRDVYTAPPPRTPVADRTTSVPNPVTFLQAVFSYVIDTPVTFVREWIESRQAKNKFYYYHQKFPRVPDLSECVEGDHLCFFEAEAQWRRDRMVDQQIVEICRERLGACKQREGPNQFQNCAKEMEQLAQVTKAYQARYGDLGVHGNSRTCLMKQKHRMIEERKAQANAS from the exons ATGGCGGAGGGCCGGGACCGCGATGTGTACAcggcgccgccgccccgcaCGCCCGTGGCCGACAGGACCACGTCGGTGCCCAACCCCGTCACCTTCCTGCAGGCCGTCTTCAGTTATGTCATCGACACGCCCGTTACCTTCGTGCGGG AGTGGATCGAGAGCCGCCAGGCCAAGAACAAGTTCTACTACTACCACCAGAAGTTTCCCCGCGTGCCCGACCTGAGCGAGTGCGTGGAGGGCGACCACCTCTGCTTCTTCGAGGCTGAAGCGCAGTGGAGGAGGGACAG GATGGTGGACCAGCAGATTGTGGAGATCTGCCGGGAAAGGCTCGGTGCATGCAAGCAGAGGGAAGGACCGAACCAGTTTCAGAACTGTGCCAAAGAGATGGAGCAGCTCGCACAGGTCACCAAGGCCTACCAGGCCAGAT ATGGCGATCTGGGTGTCCATGGAAATTCCAGGACATGCCTGATGAAGCAGAAGCACCGGATGATCGAGGAGAGGAAGGCACAAGCAAATGCATCTTAG
- the MSRB1 gene encoding methionine-R-sulfoxide reductase B1 — MSFCSFLGGEAFRDHFEPGIYACARCGYELFSSRAKYEHSSPWPAFTETIHEDSVAKRKERPGAFKVSCGKCGNGLGHEFLNDGPKRGQSRFUIFSSSLKFIPKGKADKDPKEK, encoded by the exons ATGTCGTTCTGCTCCTTCCTGGGGGGCGAGGCGTTCCGAGACCACTTCGAGCCGG gtatCTACGCGTGTGCCCGGTGTGGCTACGAGCTGTTCTCCAGCCGCGCCAAGTACGAGCACTCCTCGCCCTGGCCGGCCTTCACCGAGACCATCCACGAGGACAGCGTGGCCAAGCGCAAGGAGCGCCCGGGGGCCTTCAAG GTGTCCTGTGGCAAGTGTGGCAACGGGCTGGGCCACGAGTTCCTCAATGACGGGCCCAAGAGGGGGCAGTCCCGCTTCTGAATATTCAGCAGCTCGCTGAAATTTATCCCGAAAG GCAAAGCAGATAAGGACCCGAAGGAGAAGTAA
- the RPL3L gene encoding ribosomal protein uL3-like isoform X2, whose amino-acid sequence MTHTLREVHRPGLKVSKREEVEAVTIIETPPMVVVGVVGYVETPKGLRNFKTVFAEHISDECRRRFYKNWHKSKKKAFTKYCKKWQDEDGKKQLEKDFAAMKKYCKVIRVIVHTQMKLLPLRQKKAHVMEIQLNGGTVADKVDWVRERLEKQVSVHSVFSQNEMIDVIGVTKGHGMKGVTSRWHSKKLPRKTHKGLRKVACIGAWHPARVGYSIARAGQKGYHHRTELNKKIYRIGHGIHVEDGKVVKNNASTNYDVTEKTITPLGGFPHYGEVNNDFLMLKGCVVGTKKRVLTLRKSLLVHTSRRAQEAIELKFIDTTSKFGHGCFQTAQEKRAFMGPQKKHLVKGKPAVQEEL is encoded by the exons ATGACGCACACCCTGCGGGAGGTGCACAGGCCCGGGCTCA AGGTCTCCaagagggaggaggtggaggctgTGACCATCATCGAGACCCCCCcgatggtggtggtgggagtCGTGGGATATGTAGAAACACCAAAGGGCTTGAGGAATTTCAAGACCGTTTTTGCTGAGCACATCAGCGATGAGTGCAGGCGGCGTTTCTACAAGAACTG GCACAAGAGCAAGAAGAAGGCTTTCACCAAGTACTGCAAAAAATGGCAGGATGAGGATGGCAAAAAGCAGCTGGAGAAGGATTTTGCAGCTATGAAAAAGTACTGCAAGGTCATTCGTGTCATTGTGCACACGCAG ATGAAGCTGCTCCCCCTGCGGCAGAAGAAGGCCCATGTGATGGAGATCCAGCTGAACGGGGGGACAGTGGCTGACAAGGTCGACTGGGTCCGGGAGAGGCTGGAGAAGCAGGTCTCCGTGCACAGCGTCTTCAGCCAGAATGAGATGATTGATGTCATTGGTGTGACCAAGGGGCATGGGATGAAAG GGGTGACGAGCCGATGGCACTCCAAGAAGCTCCCCAGGAAGACACACAAGGGCTTGCGTAAAGTTGCCTGCATCGGAGCCTGGCACCCAGCCCGGGTTGGCTACTCCATTGCTCGTGCTGGCCAGAAGGGCTACCACCACCGCACGGAGCTCAACAAGAAG ATTTACCGCATTGGCCATGGGATCCACGTGGAAGATGGCAAAGTGGTGAAGAACAACGCCTCAACGAACTACGATGTCACAGAAAAGACCATTACACCTCTG GGCGGCTTTCCCCACTATGGGGAGGTCAACAACGACTTCCTCATGCTGAAGGGCTGCGTCGTGGGCACCAAGAAGCGTGTGCTCACCCTCCGGAAG TCCCTTCTGGTGCACACCAGCCGGCGGGCTCAGGAAGCCATTGAACTCAAATTCATCGATACCACGTCCAAGTTTGGCCACGGCTGCTTCCAGACGGCTCAGGAGAAGCGGGCTTTCATG GGCCCTCAGAAGAAACACTTGGTGAAAGGGAAGCCGGCTGTGCAAGAGGAGTTGTAA
- the RPS2 gene encoding small ribosomal subunit protein uS5, with the protein MADDAGAAGGPGAARGGFRGGFGTGLRGRGRGRGRGRGRGRGARGGKAEDKEWIPVTKLGRLVKDMKIKSLEEIYLFSLPIKESEIIDFFLGSSLKDEVLKIMPVQKQTRAGQRTRFKAFVAIGDYNGHVGLGVKCSKEVATAIRGAIILAKLSIVPVRRGYWGNKIGKPHTVPCKVTGRCGSVLVRLIPAPRGTGIVSAPVPKKLLMMAGIDDCYTSARGCTATLGNFAKATFDAISKTYSYLTPDLWKETVFTKSPYQEFTDHLAKTHTRVSVQRTQAAAVATT; encoded by the exons ATGGCGGACGACGCCGGTGCTGCGGGAGGGCCGGGAGCCGCCCGAGGGGGGTTCCGCGGAGGCTTCGGAAccgggctgcggggccgcgGGCGTGGCCGAGGGAGAGGCCGAGGCAGAGGCCGTGGAGCCCGCGGAGGCAAGGCGGAGGATAAGGAA tggattcctgtcacCAAACTTGGTCGCCTGGTCAAGGATATGAAGATCAAATCTCTTGAGGAGATTTatctcttctcccttcccatCAAG GAGTCGGAGATCATTGATTTCTTCCTGGGGTCTTCTCTGAAAGATGAGGTTTTGAAGATCATGCCTGTCCAGAAACAGACTCGTGCTGGTCAGCGTACGAGGTTTAAG GCTTTTGTTGCTATTGGAGACTACAACGGCCACGTTGGTCTGGGCGTGAAATGCTCCAAAGAAGTTGCCACTGCAATTCGTGGGGCCATCATTCTGGCTAAATTATCCATCGTACCAGTACGACGAGGCTACTGGGGGAACAAGATCGGCAAGCCCCACACTGTGCCTTGCAAG GTTACTGGTCGGTGTGGATCTGTCCTGGTGCGGCTGATCCCAGCCCCCCGTGGCACAGGAATCGTGTCTGCCCCTGTCCCCAAGAAGCTGCTTATGATGGCTGGTATCGATGACTGTTATACTTCTGCCAGGGGCTGTACTGCTACACTGGGCAACTTCG CCAAAGCCACCTTCGATGCCATCTCCAAGACCTACAGTtacctgactcctgacctctggaAGGAGACTGTGTTCACCAAGTCTCCTTACCAG GAGTTCACTGATCATCTGGCCAAGACCCACACCAGAGTCTCGGTGCAGAGaacccaggcagctgctgtggcaACTACTTAA
- the LOC119718444 gene encoding testis-expressed protein 2-like isoform X1 — MRAMAEQAVAAADASPTLAPSPGSPWHRDTDGTKPQPASTREDSGGRDGCGIIFPVDGDTKPLPSPQPAGMLLADIPRGPQPRLSLAKSRTAPSSPSVSPSESRAALLRLREAKLEDTKRRLSEAVQEPLSRLSRLMAEESSPTARLKAGGSPGRGEPGGRGAGGRRVRDWSPWEPSLNCRYEICSYGDVIQVVEVVQQEAEPPEQPPAARPGGSVPGRALVCIALLAYGYLVLPLPPYAAGLCLGLTGGLLLGFLAILLLLLKPPPPRGRLRPELLPGGPRGAHGLQGWLNQLHVYDPELYHPSLTHSVLATLDGATLKLSYPKNNIPRRAAFAEEILEATFISQRCYDMTDAKVFLCPPCLARKRLWNKKYPICILFPDRPDTEHRSSDEHGTEPQGDEGMKKPQVPTQDIPGDCRERCLYLFGRTGREKEEWYQHLLRACHGTPSSSHGEARPGMGPAPQSTASSSGGSTEDIPSAIRLKDLAGNVRQKIFLDYSTYMARFVPAEAGGSPEQSPPHSVLSSPTPGKALVASPHPQLGEDTAGRSEGCTAWVNALVGRIFWDFLREHYWAEQVASKIQKKLSKIKLPYFMNELTLTELDMGTSIPSILSTSKPTINDRGLWVDMEVTYSGSLQMTLETKMNLCKLGKEGAAEDSGPAEAGGEGAKPRLILLADSDAESSSAGSSDEEDIATTEPAGALGERVPPPGTEGHVSGNSTGRKILRFVDKIAKSKYFQKATENEFIKKKIEEVSNTPLLLTVEVQELAGTLAVNVPPPPTDRVWYSFRVPPQLELKVRPKLGEREVTFLHVTEWIEKKLQHEFQKILVMPNMDDLIIPIMSSGLDPQPPTGELPRDPPAKGERRL; from the exons ATGCGCGCGATGGCAGAgcaggctgtggcagcagcGGACGCCTCCCCAACCCTGGCACCATCCCCAGGCTCCCCTTGGCACAGGGACACCGATGGGACAAAGCCTCAGCCCGCCAGCACCAGGGAGGACAGCGGCGGCCGGGACGGCTGCGGGATCATTTTCCCTGTGGATGGGGACACGAAGCCTCTCCCCTCGCCCCAGCCCGCGGGGATGCTCCTGGCTGACATCCCACGGGGGCCGCAGCCGCGGCTGAGCCTGGCCAAGTCCCGCACGGCCCCGTCCTCGCCCAGCGTCTCCCCGTCGGAGAGCCGCGCTGCCCTGCTCCGGCTGCGGGAGGCCAAGCTGGAGGACACCAAGAGGAGGCTGTCGGAGGCCGTGCAGGAGCCCCTCAGCCGGCTGAGCCGGCTCATGGCcgaggagagcagccccacggcACGGCTGAAAGCAGGAGGCAGCCCCGGGCGAGGGGAGCCAggggggcgaggggctgggggtcgCCGGGTGCGGGACTGGAGCCCCTGGGAGCCCAGCCTGAACTGCCGCTACGAGATCTGCTCCTACGGGGATGTCATCCAGGTGGTGGAGGttgtgcagcaggaggccgagcccccagagcagcctccagcagcccgGCCGGGGGGCTCGGTGCCGGGCAGGGCCCTGGTCTGCATCGCGCTCCTCGCCTACGGCTACTTGGTCCTGCCGCTGCCACCCTacgctgctgggctctgcttggGGCTCACCGGTGGGTTGCTGCTGGGCTTCCTCGccatcctgctcctcctgctcaagCCTCCGCCACCGCGGGGCCGCCTGCGCCCTGAGCTGCTCCCGGGGGGCCCGCGGGGAGCCCACGGCCTCCAG GGCTGGCTGAACCAGCTGCACGTCTACGACCCCGAGCTCTACCACCCATCGCTCACGCACTCGGTGCTGGCCACTCTGGACGGGGCCACCCTCAAGCTCTCCTACCCCAAGAACAACATCCCGCGCCGGGCCGCCTTCGCGGAGGAAATCCTCGAGGCCACCTTCATCAGCCAGCGCTGCTATGACATGACCGATGCCAAG GTCTTCCTCTGCCCCCCCTGCCTAGCCCGAAAGCGGCTGTGGAACAAGAAGTACCCCATCTGCATCCTCTTCCCGGACCGGCCGGACACGGAGCACAGGAGCAGTGATGAACACGGCACGGAGCCGCAGGGGGACGAAGGGATGAAGAAGCCACAGGTGCCCACCCAGGACATCCCAGGGGACTGCAGGGAAAGGTGCCTGTACCTCTTTGGGCGGacggggagggagaaggaggagtgGTACCAGCACCTCCTGCGAGCCTGCCACGGGACCCCGAGCAGCAGCCACGGTGAAGCCAGGCCAG gcATGGGACCGGCTCCgcagagcactgccagcagcagtggAGGGAGCACCGAGGACATCCCCTCTGCCATCAGACTCAAGGACCTGGCTGGAAATGTCCGACAGAAGATTTTTCTGGATTACAGCACCTACATGGCCCGCTTCGTGCCGGCagaggctgggggcagcccggAGCAGAGCCCCCCTCACAGCGTGCTGAGCAGCCCTACGCCCGGGAAG GCGCTCGTGGCTTCTCCCCACCCGCAGCTCGGCGAGGACACAGCCGGGCGCAGCGAGGGGTGCACGGCCTGGGTGAACGCACTGGTGGGGCGCATCTTCTGGGATTTCCTCCGGGAGCACTACTGGGCCGAGCAGGTGGCCAGCAAGATCCAGAAGAAGTTGAGCAAGATCAAG CTCCCGTATTTCATGAACGAGCTGACGCTGACGGAGCTGGACATGGGCACGTCCATCCCCTCCATCCTCAGCACCTCCAAGCCCACCATCAACGACCGAG GGCTCTGGGTGGACATGGAGGTCACCTACAGCGGCTCCTTGCAGATGACCCTTGAGACGAAGATGAACCTCTgcaagctggggaaggagggtgCCGCAGAGGACAGCGGCCCGGcggaggcaggaggagaggg GGCCAAGCCTCGGCTGATCCTGCTGGCAGACAGCGACGCGGAGTCATCCAGCGCCGGCTCCTCCGACGAGGAGGACATCGCCACCACAGAGCCCGCAGGAGCCCTAGGAGAGCGGGTGCCCCCGCCCGGCACCGAGGG CCACGTCAGCGGGAACAGCACGGGCCGGAAGATCCTGCGCTTTGTGGATAAGATCGCCAAGTCCAAGTACTTCCAGAAGGCCACCGAAAACGAGTTCATCAAAAAGAAGATCGAGGAAGTTTCCAACACGCCGCTGCTGCTGACGGTGGAGGTGCAGGAGCTGGCGGGCACCTTGGCCGTGAACGTGCCCCCGCCGCCCACGGACCGTGTCTG GTACAGCTTCCGTGTCCCaccccagctggagctgaagGTGCGCCCCAAGCTGGGCGAGCGGGAGGTGACGTTCCTCCACGTCACCGAGTGGATCGAGAAGAAGCTGCAGCATGAATTTCAG AAAATTTTGGTGATGCCAAACATGGATGATCTCATCATTCCCATCATGAGCTCCGGCCTGGATCCTCAGCCACCCACTGGAGAGCTGCCCAGGGACCCACCAGCCAAGGGAGAGAGGAGGCTCTGA
- the RPL3L gene encoding ribosomal protein uL3-like isoform X1, which produces MSHRKFSAPRHGHLGFLPHKRSRRHRGRVKTWPKDDPSKPVHLTAFLGYKAGMTHTLREVHRPGLKVSKREEVEAVTIIETPPMVVVGVVGYVETPKGLRNFKTVFAEHISDECRRRFYKNWHKSKKKAFTKYCKKWQDEDGKKQLEKDFAAMKKYCKVIRVIVHTQMKLLPLRQKKAHVMEIQLNGGTVADKVDWVRERLEKQVSVHSVFSQNEMIDVIGVTKGHGMKGVTSRWHSKKLPRKTHKGLRKVACIGAWHPARVGYSIARAGQKGYHHRTELNKKIYRIGHGIHVEDGKVVKNNASTNYDVTEKTITPLGGFPHYGEVNNDFLMLKGCVVGTKKRVLTLRKSLLVHTSRRAQEAIELKFIDTTSKFGHGCFQTAQEKRAFMGPQKKHLVKGKPAVQEEL; this is translated from the exons ATG TCCCACCGCAAGTTCTCTGCTCCCAGGCATGGCCACCTGGGCTTCCTCCCCCACAAGAGAAGCCGCCGCCACCGAGGGAGGGTGAAGACGTGGCCTAAGGATGATCCCAGCAAACCGGTCCACCTGACAGCTTTCCTGGGCTACAAAGCTGGCATGACGCACACCCTGCGGGAGGTGCACAGGCCCGGGCTCA AGGTCTCCaagagggaggaggtggaggctgTGACCATCATCGAGACCCCCCcgatggtggtggtgggagtCGTGGGATATGTAGAAACACCAAAGGGCTTGAGGAATTTCAAGACCGTTTTTGCTGAGCACATCAGCGATGAGTGCAGGCGGCGTTTCTACAAGAACTG GCACAAGAGCAAGAAGAAGGCTTTCACCAAGTACTGCAAAAAATGGCAGGATGAGGATGGCAAAAAGCAGCTGGAGAAGGATTTTGCAGCTATGAAAAAGTACTGCAAGGTCATTCGTGTCATTGTGCACACGCAG ATGAAGCTGCTCCCCCTGCGGCAGAAGAAGGCCCATGTGATGGAGATCCAGCTGAACGGGGGGACAGTGGCTGACAAGGTCGACTGGGTCCGGGAGAGGCTGGAGAAGCAGGTCTCCGTGCACAGCGTCTTCAGCCAGAATGAGATGATTGATGTCATTGGTGTGACCAAGGGGCATGGGATGAAAG GGGTGACGAGCCGATGGCACTCCAAGAAGCTCCCCAGGAAGACACACAAGGGCTTGCGTAAAGTTGCCTGCATCGGAGCCTGGCACCCAGCCCGGGTTGGCTACTCCATTGCTCGTGCTGGCCAGAAGGGCTACCACCACCGCACGGAGCTCAACAAGAAG ATTTACCGCATTGGCCATGGGATCCACGTGGAAGATGGCAAAGTGGTGAAGAACAACGCCTCAACGAACTACGATGTCACAGAAAAGACCATTACACCTCTG GGCGGCTTTCCCCACTATGGGGAGGTCAACAACGACTTCCTCATGCTGAAGGGCTGCGTCGTGGGCACCAAGAAGCGTGTGCTCACCCTCCGGAAG TCCCTTCTGGTGCACACCAGCCGGCGGGCTCAGGAAGCCATTGAACTCAAATTCATCGATACCACGTCCAAGTTTGGCCACGGCTGCTTCCAGACGGCTCAGGAGAAGCGGGCTTTCATG GGCCCTCAGAAGAAACACTTGGTGAAAGGGAAGCCGGCTGTGCAAGAGGAGTTGTAA